The following are encoded together in the Candidatus Neomarinimicrobiota bacterium genome:
- a CDS encoding ABC transporter permease, translating to MNRFIQIIQRLWNHSTGKIGLTVTGIYFLLAAVAPLISPYDPAQQNLAIVSSPPSLSHLLGTDIFGRDLLSRLLYGSRVSMGIGLVAAIIAVSIGSAVGLASGFLRGWTDKTLMRVVDILLGFPRLFIVLLAVGLGSPSIWLTVAVLGVVSWMEVARVVRGEVILVREMNYVKAATALGLKKSRIVLRYVLPNVSSSIIVSSTLLIGTMILVEATLSFLGLGVQPPNASWGTIMNQGRIDPLGTWWISTFAGAAIIISVIGFNLLGDGLRDVLDPRQNKS from the coding sequence ATGAACCGCTTCATTCAAATTATTCAGCGGCTCTGGAATCATTCAACGGGAAAGATAGGCTTAACCGTAACCGGTATATACTTTCTCCTCGCAGCGGTAGCGCCCTTGATTTCACCTTACGATCCAGCCCAGCAGAACCTGGCGATTGTCTCCTCCCCCCCGTCACTTTCTCATCTACTCGGAACTGACATATTCGGAAGAGACCTCTTAAGCAGGCTTTTGTACGGATCCAGAGTCTCCATGGGAATAGGTTTGGTCGCAGCGATAATAGCCGTCAGTATCGGTTCGGCTGTCGGATTAGCTTCAGGGTTTTTAAGAGGCTGGACAGATAAGACGCTCATGAGAGTCGTCGATATACTACTCGGGTTCCCCAGGCTGTTTATTGTACTTTTAGCCGTTGGATTGGGCTCTCCTTCGATTTGGCTTACCGTAGCTGTTCTCGGTGTTGTTTCATGGATGGAGGTAGCGCGGGTCGTCAGAGGGGAGGTCATTCTTGTGCGGGAGATGAACTACGTAAAAGCTGCAACCGCTCTTGGATTGAAAAAATCTCGAATAGTGCTGCGTTACGTTCTTCCTAACGTGTCGAGTTCCATAATTGTCTCTTCAACGCTTTTAATCGGAACGATGATACTCGTTGAAGCCACTCTCAGCTTTCTCGGTCTCGGTGTCCAACCTCCAAACGCAAGCTGGGGAACTATTATGAATCAAGGCAGGATCGATCCGCTGGGTACCTGGTGGATTTCAACGTTTGCCGGCGCTGCCATAATTATAAGCGTGATTGGGTTCAACTTATTAGGGGATGGTTTAAGAGATGTTCTGGATCCACGGCAGAATAAAAGTTGA
- a CDS encoding ABC transporter permease yields MVAYSLRRLLVTIPILFLGLSLTFFVIRLAPGDPTDRFITPSMSPGLKENIAKKFGIDQPIPIQYIAWMKSVILHFDFGNSFANGRNASKVILDALPPTLLLSTLSLVFGLILGTLLGAYSALKSGSKTDKTLTSLLLFFYSVPTFWLGLIFLGFFAISLDWLPSSQLTSIFHDRLGFFGKLWDYAIHLILPVLTLGLTTAPVYGRFVRNSMIEVLNSDFITAARARGLSERKILLHYGLRNALLPVISILGTSLPALFSGAVVVEVIYSLPGMGRVMFDAALGRDYPIIMAASTVAFISVIIGNFLADVGYAVADPRVRLEGSN; encoded by the coding sequence ATGGTCGCCTACTCTCTAAGGCGGCTTTTAGTTACCATCCCCATACTCTTTCTTGGATTATCGCTAACCTTTTTCGTAATTCGCCTCGCTCCCGGCGACCCGACCGACCGCTTTATCACACCTTCAATGAGTCCCGGGCTAAAGGAAAATATCGCTAAGAAATTCGGTATCGATCAGCCTATACCGATTCAATATATCGCATGGATGAAAAGCGTAATTTTACACTTCGATTTCGGCAATTCCTTTGCGAACGGAAGAAATGCATCAAAGGTGATCTTGGACGCTCTTCCCCCGACCTTGTTGCTTTCAACGCTGTCACTGGTATTTGGGCTTATCCTCGGAACGCTCTTAGGAGCTTACTCAGCTCTGAAATCAGGCAGCAAAACAGATAAAACATTGACTTCACTTCTTCTTTTTTTCTATTCCGTTCCCACCTTCTGGCTCGGCTTGATATTCCTCGGATTCTTTGCAATCAGCCTCGATTGGCTGCCCTCATCCCAATTAACGTCGATATTTCACGACAGGCTCGGATTCTTTGGGAAATTATGGGATTATGCGATCCACTTGATCTTGCCGGTCCTTACCCTCGGACTGACTACAGCTCCCGTTTACGGCAGATTTGTCAGAAACAGTATGATAGAGGTTTTGAATTCTGACTTTATAACGGCAGCCAGGGCGCGGGGCTTATCCGAAAGAAAAATATTACTGCATTACGGATTACGCAATGCCCTCCTTCCGGTGATTTCCATTCTCGGGACGTCCTTACCCGCGCTCTTCAGCGGTGCTGTAGTAGTCGAGGTCATCTATTCGCTCCCCGGCATGGGTAGGGTCATGTTTGACGCGGCTCTGGGCAGAGACTATCCTATAATTATGGCGGCAAGCACAGTTGCCTTTATCAGTGTAATAATCGGCAATTTTCTTGCCGATGTAGGTTATGCGGTCGCCGACCCGCGGGTCAGACTCGAAGGCAGCAACTGA